The DNA segment GGGGGAACTGCATGCAAACTGAGCTCAGGAGTCAGTTCCACGAGTGACAGGCCTGGCTCATCCTTTCCAGGGTAACGAATGGAAATGACCACGAAAAAACAGCAAGAAATAAGATCGATTTTGGAAAGGGGCTGTGGGTTGTCAACTTCCCTAGAGGGAACTGGGCCTTCCAACTGAGGCACAATTGCAGCCTAGGCTGCCAGGTGTGCGGGATCACGGACCCGCTCCAGCTTTTTGGCATCATGTGTTTAAAAGCGGAGTGATAAGTGTCCTGGACCAGACCCCAGATCTGCCCGAACCGGGGTGTCAGCCGCTTTAGCCTAACTGGGCGCTAGGGGGGGGTGTCTGCCCCATACCCGGAGGGCGCCCGTTGGCGAAGGCATTTCCCAGCGCAGGCTTTTTGGGGTGTGGGACTGGCGAGGGCGGGAGGGGGCGAGCCCACCTTGAAGCGTCCTCGGTGCCCAGCCCTACCTGGCCGCTGGCCGGCCTCAGCCACAGCCTGCGGCCCACAACGAACTAAAGCAGGGCGCGGCGCCTCCAACGGCCGGCGAGAGAAGGGGCCTGAAGGGCGCGCCGGGCGGCGATCCTCAGCCGGCAGCTGCACCCCATCCCCCGGGAGGGATGGGGAAGGCCGGGCGGATCAGCGGAAGAACAGGGTGGCGGGAAGTCGCCTCCATGCTTGCGCAGCTCTCCCGGCCTTCCCTCCTGTCCTCCCAGCCCGCTACCCCGCCCGGGATGCTCCGCGCCACTCCGCGCCTTTGGCCCTGGCTCAAGGTCTTGTGATGTGATTAGCAAAGCCAGCGCCTTGTCCTCAGACACTCAGCCCAGCCCGGCAGGCCCCAGCGCTGAAACCCTGTTTACTGCAgcctgggcggggaggggggcggagaaACGGGCCCAGGCTCCTCCGGGCGAGACTGCCGCGGCCGCGTGGCcactcccgcccccacccccaccgcgtCTCCACGTGCAGTCGCGATGGAGCCGCCACCCACCGGACGCAGGCCCtgagcccccgccccccggccggAGCACACTTTGCAAGCCAGCCGGACCGCGCGGACGATTGCAATATTCTCGCATTTTGCAATTCCCGCGCCCAGTCTAGAGCCGAGAGTGGGAGATTAAAGCTCCGCAATTTCTCCTAGCAGGATCGGACGGGGAGAGACACGTCCAGAGCTGCAGAACCCTGGCCGCTTTAAACGTGCAGGGGATTTCCAACAGTGCAACCCCAAAGGAGAGGAGCCTTATCTTCCCGCCGCCACCCGGCAGCACCCAACAGGAACGAACTCTCCACGCCGCCGCAGGCGCAGCCGGCTCCGCCCCAAggcctcccgccccctcccccggatgaaaaaaaaattggcggCGGCCAATGGGAGGCCACGAAGGCGCTTGACGTCCGCGAGCCGGCGGGCGGCGTTGCCTGGAGACCCCGGCGGGGTCAGTGTTCTGTCCCCTCCCCCGGCACGCCCGCCCCGCCGCTGCCGCGCTCCCGGACTCTATATAGGGCGCGCGCTCGCGGGCCGCGGAGTTCCAGCAGTCCGCGAGCTGTCGTCGGCTCcgcgcggggggggggcgggccggGCACCCCGGGGCGCGGAGGCGcgctctctgcttctctctcctttttcccccccaCTCCGCACTCCCGGGCACCCTCAAACCAGTCCAcgctgcttccctctccctctagtcTCGTCCCCCGGCAAACTTTCGGTCCCTCCCCCGCCGGTCACCCGTTATTCGTCGTGGCTCGAGCCCGGCCGTGCCGCCCCGAGGGCTCCTCCGGACCTCCCTGCCTGCAACTCCGACCATTACAGGATCCAGAAACATGTCGACCACACTTCTGTCCGCCTTCTACGATATCGACTTCTTGTGCAAGGTACGCGAGGGACcaaggagggaggaaggcggGCAGGCAGGAAGCCCCTCGAGTTTTCAGACTTTGCTTCTGTCCTCCGCTTTTGGGGCACCCCTCCCCACTTTGACTTTGGGGTCGGGAAAAGTTCTGGAGTTTACTGTAGTGTGTGCTCGTGCCTTGTGGgcggggagaaggagcagggagtaAGGGCAGGAGGGAGCCGCTGTCGTTGTTTCACCCGCGCCGACCGCGGCCACGCTGCCTGGGGCTTCCCGGATGGGGTTTGCGCCGCCCAGGGTGGCGGCCCACGGGCTGAGGATCACATGTCGAAACCGAGCGCGGCCTGGGGTGGGAGTCGGCTCCTCCCAACGCGAACTTGATTCTTTTGCGCGTGTAcgggtggagggtgggggccgAATCGAAATCtgcaaaaaggaagaagaaacagaaggctGAAGTTCCTCTGCAACTCGCCCCAACTCATTCCTCCCTTTCCATATTTCATCCCGTCCTCGCCCCCCTCCTTTTGGCAGACGGAGAAATCCCTGGCCAACCTCAATCTGAACATGCTGGACAAGAAGGCAGTGGGGACGCCCGTGGCCGCCGCCCCTAGCTCGGGCTTCACGCCGGGCTTTCTCCGACGGCACTCGGCCAGCAACCTGCACGCACTCGCCCACCCCGCGCCTAGCCCCGGCAGCTGCTCGCCCAAGTTCCCGGGCGCGGCTAACGGCAGCAGCTGCGGCAGCGGGGCGGCGGGCGGCCCGGCCTCCTACGGCACCCTCAAGGAGCCGTCAGGGGGCGGCGGCACagccctgctgaacaaggagaaCAAATTCCGGGACCGCTCGTTCAGCGAGAACGGCGAGCGCAGCCAGCACCTCTTGCACctgcagcagcaacagcagcagcagcagaaggggGGCGGAGGCTCCCAGATCAACTCGACGCGCTACAAGACTGAGCTGTGCCGGCCTTTTGAGGAGAGCGGCACGTGCAAGTACGGCGAAAAGTGCCAGTTCGCTCACGGCTTCCACGAGCTGCGCAGCCTGACCCGGCACCCCAAATACAAGACGGAGCTGTGCCGCACCTTCCACACCATCGGCTTCTGTCCCTACGGGCCGCGCTGCCACTTCATCCACAACGCCGACGAGCGGCGGCCCGCGCCGTCGGGGGGCGCCTCCGGGGACCTGCGCGCCTTCAGCGCGCGGGACGCGCTGCACCTGGGCTTCCCCCGGGAGCCGCGGCCCAAGCTGCATCACAGCCTCAGCTTCTCGGGCTTCCCTTCGGGCCACCACCAGCCCCCGGGGGGCCTGGAGTCGCCGCTGCTGCTCGACAGCCCCACGTCGCgcacgccgccgccgccgccctcttGTTCCTCGGCCTCGTCCTGCTCCTCGTCCGCTTCGTCCTGCTCGTCGGCCTCCGCGGCCTCCACGCCCTCGGGCGCCCCGACGTGCTGTGCTTCGGCAGCGGCTGCGGCCGCTGCGGCCCTGCTGTATGGCACCGGGGGCGCCGAGGACCTGCTGGCGCCGGGCGCCCAGTGCGCGGCCTGTTCGTCGGCTTCGTGCGCCAACAACGCCTTTGCGTTCGGCCCGGAGCTGAGCAGCCTCATCACGCCGCTCGCCATCCAGACCCACAACTTCGCCGCCGTGGCCGCCGCGTACTATCGCAGTCAGCAGCAGCAGGGCCTGGTGCCCCCCGCGCAGCCCCCGGCGCCGCCCAGCGCGCCCCTCCCTGCCAGTGCCGCCGCGCCGCCCTCGCCGCCCTTCAGCTTCCAGCTGCCGCGCCGCTTGTCCGAGTCGCCCGTGTTCGACGCGCCCCCTAGCCCCCCGGACTCGCTGTCGGACCGCGACAGCTACTTGAGCGGCTCCCTGAGTTCGGGCAGCCTCAGCGGCTCCGAGTCCCCCAGCCTCGACCCGGGCCGCCGCCTGCCCATCTTCAGCCGCCTGTCCATCTCCGACGACTGAGGCGACAAGAGGGCGCCAGCgcggaggaggaagggaaggccGTTCTGGGGGTGTTGGCGGGCGCCCCTGACATCTGGAGTCCTgttaggggcagggaggggcacgggagtcgggcgggggggggggtggagacagGCCACGACCAGACTGCGGGCCGCACCGAGCACTTGGACTCGAACTTGTGTGCCGGGAggggcccccacccctcccctttcggtttcctcttttttgttttttttttttaattatttttattattattaacgaAGTTTCATTCTTGTTGAGCAAAAAAAGCCAACGAACTTTTGTATTGATGAACAAAATTTTCACAACAGGGCAGTTGTGATgcgaacagaacaaaaaaaaaccaaacacttaAAACTTTTTTAGGTCTCCTAGGAGTTTGggactttaggaaaaaaaaatcaatccagcACCAGCAGCTACCAACCACCATTCCATATCTTCACTTGAAAAGCATTAGTTACAGTCCAGATGTGGGAACTCTTATCTTGAGAGAAGTTCCTAATTGTTTGTCTCAGACCAGTGTAAACAAAC comes from the Zalophus californianus isolate mZalCal1 chromosome 8, mZalCal1.pri.v2, whole genome shotgun sequence genome and includes:
- the ZFP36L2 gene encoding mRNA decay activator protein ZFP36L2, coding for MSTTLLSAFYDIDFLCKTEKSLANLNLNMLDKKAVGTPVAAAPSSGFTPGFLRRHSASNLHALAHPAPSPGSCSPKFPGAANGSSCGSGAAGGPASYGTLKEPSGGGGTALLNKENKFRDRSFSENGERSQHLLHLQQQQQQQQKGGGGSQINSTRYKTELCRPFEESGTCKYGEKCQFAHGFHELRSLTRHPKYKTELCRTFHTIGFCPYGPRCHFIHNADERRPAPSGGASGDLRAFSARDALHLGFPREPRPKLHHSLSFSGFPSGHHQPPGGLESPLLLDSPTSRTPPPPPSCSSASSCSSSASSCSSASAASTPSGAPTCCASAAAAAAAALLYGTGGAEDLLAPGAQCAACSSASCANNAFAFGPELSSLITPLAIQTHNFAAVAAAYYRSQQQQGLVPPAQPPAPPSAPLPASAAAPPSPPFSFQLPRRLSESPVFDAPPSPPDSLSDRDSYLSGSLSSGSLSGSESPSLDPGRRLPIFSRLSISDD